TAGAATAATATATCAACGAAGTCAATCAAATGCATCCACATACTATTCGAAAATCAATTTCAGCAAGATTTttacctaattcaaatattggCTAAAATTAGCATTTCACGAATTACGATTGAGTGGTGAATAGGTGATGACCTGCTCAATGGTAGTGGTGCTTGTCGTGACCTCCCTTTCTAGCCCTTACACGCGGTTGTAGAGGCTAATGGCTTGGTAAGTGTAAGTCTTCCCAAGCCCACTAATTTAGCTTATGACTTGACTCTTCCAAACCCACCAATTCATAACTTATAACTTGAGTTTTTTTACTGCAAGTCAGTTTTATTTAGGAGTTACcactaattaatttaaggtaatttggggtgggtcaattagaatcccaaataaaatattggaagaaataTTTTACTCTTGTACAACCAAAGAAATAAGGAtcagaacttgattacacttgtTAATCAACTAATACCATCGTGGGTCGCAACTCACGACCAAGGCTGGCCAGCGGTGTGTTTGTGGTCAAGAGATTCGCAGTCTGTTCTCTATTCTTCCATTAAAAAATATGTATATCTCCGCACGCCTAAACTCTTCACGATCTCCTGTGCTAAACTCTTCAGACTAGCAACAAAACAAACCGTGGGGTCTCACGAATTCAAAAAGGGAATAAAGTTGAGAAAAGACCACGGGTGAAAAAGATTGGTGAGTTCGAAGAAAGTAATTCGttctggcaaaaaaaaatatcacaatttgGTCAAATAAGGGCAGGCGGAggatttttcttctcttgattttattttgtctaGATTTGAAAATCTGACCTTGGCGATGCCTGAGCTCATCTAGATCTAGCAAGCCCTGAACTCTTCAGGATTGGGCGAGCTGCGAGCTCCCCAGCCTTGGCCAAGCTTGGACGCGCTTGGATGCAAGCTTTTTGGCCTCAACGGAGTTCGGGCTCATAGGATTGTGTCTTGGCCAGTTGCCGTCGGCGGCCGAAGAagggggaagaaggaggaagaaaaagaaacaaaaagagaaaagaagaagaaaaatcataagaaaaaaaaaaaaatgtgatttttttataatactttTATAAGAATAAACTTTTCATTAACTAAGGACCCATAAAACTAGGAAAACaatttggaaaacgttttctaattcttttaaagggaaatcttttttttttttgaatttaagaTTTGGTAGTAAAACATTTTTCGTTgactagaaaaatattttctgtcgACTCATTTTCCTAGGCGAGCCAAATactagaaaatgagaaaaatattttttttagaaaatgtttttcgtgaTATAAACGCACCGTATGTTTCTTTGTGCCAAAGAGACCATACTTTAAATCAAGGTGTTATATACAATCGGTTTCTGCTGAATGTGGGCCAAAAAGCCGGAGGAGAAGGtgcaatgaaaaaaatttaatttcataTGCCAGATAAACAGCTAATAAAAAGCAAACATATAAAAATCAGAACCCAGGTAAGAGCCTTTTCACCACTGGGAACGCATAATGTAGTTTTTTATTCTCAGATTTTGTCACTGGTCCTGATTACGAATACTACAACATAATTATGAATTGCTTCGGAATTCATCAAATACCGTATGTCGCACCAAAGAATGTCCATGGAACATGATTTTACAGTGGCACATTTGACATCACAATTCTGTGATATTCGTAGGCAATTAGTTAAACTACAATGTTAGCGGTTGAATTCTataaaatgctttcattttagGCTATTTAAAGATCTAGCATCATATCATTGACATTGCTTTACATTAGCGATTAGATTAGATTTTGTGTACGAGTAAGTTACAGCCAGATGAATAAATCATGCGTGTCCTGATCATGAAGTTTTATAAAGTTAGTTTAGAACAACCCATGTTGAGGTGACAAATCTCAGAGGAATTTAATAGGAGAAAGGAAATAATGCAACTTATGTTTAGTTGTGTCCACggaaattttcatttgtttggaaGTAATACCTATTCAAAGGATAATTAGGAATgttataggaaaaaaaaacaaggaaagggTGGCACTAACATAACGGCACCGTTATATACAATTTCCAAAGGTGCCGTTGAGGCCACATGTTTCATTTTGTAAAGATGGGCATATCTTTCTAATTTTAATGGATATTGCTCCATCAGTTAATTACGTCATCCATATAATGAGATctattttcctagaaaaaaaaaatctaagtgACGATATTCTAACAATAAGTAATTTACGAAGGATTCAACGTCAACTTTGAAATAGTGGATGACCGTTCTTTGGCCAAAAATAAGATTTAGTGGACGTTGGTTAAaagaattaatttataaaaaaaaaaacagagtaggAAACTGAATATTTGGTATACTCTGAACTTTCGattattttagaattttgttaTCAATTAACACATATAAACATGAAGATGCTTCTTTTAATTGCACGAAGGtaagagatatatatatatatatatcaatatatatatatatatgtatgtatgtatgtatgtatatgtattcATGTTAGCTAGCGATTATCTAAATTTGCTCTAAAATTATTTGTTTCcttatgttctttctttctttgtattTAAGAAATCTCACTTGGTGGGATTTAGGGTTGTGCAATGGGTCCGATTccgaatttcaaaatttttgaattggtacaatgtgaataggttccaaattttaGGTATTGAACTTATCTCCCCACCCACCCACTTAGGAATTGGTTAAAACCTATTTTTTAAGTtggaaaaaatgatttattattCTTAAATAAGCTTAAGTTCCCTCTACTTTAtatttctatttgttttgtaTCAATGTATTACTTTTAGCCATGTTGTTGCTTGtattattttgttataattgctatttgtcttgatttttttttttttgaataaatgacacaaaaagaaaagaacaaactaGTGAATTAGGCCAAACAAACAGGATCCACTATAAGACAATCACGTAGATTTAAGGTTCAAAAATTAGGAACCGGTTCTAACATGATAGATTTTAGATTCCAAGTTTGGAACTTATTCACTTGGAAACCGTTCATCCTTAGTGGCATTTCCTCCAATCCCACCACATGAGACTTTATGATTCTAATTAATCCAAGAAACCGGTTAAACAAAAGGGAAAGTAGTTTCATAAAGATTTGATAGATAGTTAATTCTCAATTTCATTTGTCCCTACgtataaaaaattctaaatagaCAGTTAGAGTAGAAAGAAGAAGACTTCAACAGTAGGAACCCTAGATTCCCCGTTTCTTACATATAAAAGTACGGAATACaacatatatataaacacaCACAGCTgaaagtatttatttatttattggttcCTAATTGCAATCTTTAGTAGCCACTTAGGAGGGAACATAtacattcaaatttgatttgcaAGGGAAAATGGATCTTGTGGCTCTCTTCATAATAAAGTACTGACCATAGACAGAAGATTACGTACTCTCCTACTCGCCTCTTTCATATACTTTTTTATCAAGGCGTGGAATGAGCATAACTTCAAGCGGGCTCGCCTTCTCATTTAACAAGCCGGGGCTCTCGGTCATGTCCACGGCTTCGTCTGAGACCGTGCTGATCTCGAAACTTTGCAGAAAGCTAGCCAGTGTCAAGTGCACCGTCTGAAGAGCCAGCGAAATTCCAGCGCAGGACCTCCTCCCCGCGCTGAAGGGGATGAACTCGAAGTTCTGACCTCTCAAGTCCACGTTCTCATGCGTCGTGAGGAACCTCTCAGGCTGGAACTCGTCCGGGTTGGACCATATGCGCCCGTCCCTCTGTATTTTCGAGATGTTCAACATCAAACGCGTACCTAACCAATCACAGAGTATAAGAGATTTTGCAGAAAAAAAGTGCAAACACAAGAAGATTTTACACAGATCTTGAGGAGTGAAGCTACAAGTCAAAGTCTCAGAAAGTTTGGCAAATGGGAAAAGTGGGCTTGCCCTCTTGAATCAATGGACCGACTCAAATTCCGAGATCACAAACGAAAGAGACACAAAATTCACATTTTGACATATTATAAAGCCTCAGAGACTTTGTAATCCATCGTTATACAATTCACATCCATCAGAGGAAGGCTAGTAGTtgtaatttgtaaatttttactTAATTATACAGATCAATGATAATGAGTATAGCTTGTATAAAATGATGATTCCACGGActgtatatttaaaaataatctaACTCTTTTCTGCAAAATCTTGATAGgtctaaaactttttttgttgGTCCGGACTCGTAATTCCGTGCAACAACGCAGTCCAATTCATGATGAAGATATGGACTTCACGATTATTTAGTGAATTGGCTCAGTTCATCACGTCGATTTCAGAGTATATTTTTCCATGCCAAAGGGACCATGCCATATATCAATGTCCTATATAGTATTGATTTCTGCTGAAATGCAAGGGCCACGTACCTGCCGGAACCGGAAGCCAGTGGACAAGGTGCACTCTTCCATGGACCTTCTAAGACCGCTTATTGGCACTGGTGGATACAAACGCATTGCTTCCTTGACGATGGCTTGGAGGTAGGTCAAGTTCTTCACATCGGACTCTTCAACGGGCCTACTCTTGCCGACGTGGGTGTCCAGCTCTTGTTGCGCCTTCTTCAACGCGGCCCGGTTGTTCATTAGCAGCGACAGTGCCCAGGTCATCGCCACTGTCAAAGTATCGGTCCCCCCGAGTATCATGTTCTACGCCCAAGAAAATGCAGGATTAACTCAAAGTGCTTCGACACGGAAGGGTGGAAGATGtcagatgatgatggtgatattgTAAGGATCAAATGTAATTTCGAAGTCATATTTCCGATTCAAACCATTTAAACACAGTATTTATAAATGAGCTTGAATCAAACTAGATTCACACTCTCCGAATTTAACCTTACTCCAATTCCAAACTATCCCTCCCAATGACGATTATTAATCAGGTGAACAAGCATTCTCACGTATGCCgcaaagaaaaatagaaagattcTTTCTGAAGCGGCAGTACTTTCTGCTTTGGCTCTTTGGGCCATTTTCTTTCTGCTTTGGATATTTTCTTACGATGATAACAATGAATTAACGCCGTCTTCCGAGTAGACAAGTGTCTCGCTCTTTTGTTCAGATGGAGAAAGACATAGAAAAGATGCAAACTTTGACCGTCATTTAATTTCTCTATTGATTCATTATGGGGAAGAGTCATTCGGGGACAGAAGGACGTTTTTAACTTCCACTACCGGTCATGATCTGCTGGATGAATGGGAAACGAATAGAAAACTATTGCCCATCTGTCCAGGATTCTAGATGTTTACAAAATGACAACATCAGTGCTGTTGGGAAAATATAGCTTTGTATTGgatagaacaatgaagtcgaaTATTTAGAATAATCAAGTTGGACTTTGAGACGTGATAttactttctttaagaatttatctGCCCCACAAAGTTgttaatggtcaccggcaaatatcctccaagatacaacaaagtttaaaaattgaacaaagtttaaaaattgagaatacTATATAGCAATCTAGTATTTCTCTAGTGTTAGGGTCTTTCtagaaaacaattgaaaaaatggctgttgtttttcaaaaaaaatgcttgaaatgataaaaatgatcatACACACTCTTCTGGAAAGCtgacatgtatatataaatcGGTCTTAAAAACGTAGTcaacttttcatgaaaaattgcaaagtgaacaaatgtattctttcaaaaaattgccTAGATGAACAAATGTGTTCATTcggaagaaattgaaaaaatgaacaaatgcaacttTTGGGAAATGTTGCAAACTGAACGAGTATTTttttcaaaggttgtcttgaagagacacaaacaaaaattcgaaataattaaaaaaaatatttaataaataaaatttctttttttttaaataatttccaaaaattctcaataaacaaaaaaaaccttttgaattgattaaatttaataaGATAACtgtaagaaagaaaaaaaaataacatagggttagtgctaattaaactgCGGGTGCGCAAGCGCATGCTAAGTACGCCTAATAATCGCGCACTTACACGTGAGTATGGTGGGATCTAGCCCACACCCTATCATTTCTTTAGGTACACTAAAGAAACCCCACGCTTTTTAATTGGCCCATTTTCTCGTACTTTTCCTATGTGAGACAATGAAACGTATACTTagtttgttttataaacaaacttccaacaagTACAACTTTAGTAAACAAAATAATGCGAGGTAGGAAGAACTTTAGGTGCTCCCAAGTTAAAACATTTTGTGtaatccaaagatcaattttgatttttgtatgTGTACCAATGGGTCGCAATAGTCTTTTTCCAAATCCGATGATTACGAGAGCACAAAAAAGATCTGCCCTAGAGCATATGGTATTTGCTCTAGATGAACGTTCTGAAACTGGTTGCTCGTCAGAGACTAAGACCAGATTACTACATAACGTTTGGACTTTTATGGGAtgttagagaaaaagaaaaagaatacaaGCCGCTTGTTGAAAGATCCATTTGCAACGACCGTATATCTTAGTTTACTAATTTAGTAGACCGATCTTAATATATCTTGCATCGCTCTTCCTGCTGTAAGCAACTAAAAATTTACATTGACCGGATCAAAACTAAGACTCTTACTTCCATATGCAAGTAGTTCGCACAAGTTCAAAATGTTTCTCTAGTACAGGCCAACGTCTAGTGCAAATTCTTGATATGATCAAACTGTATTTGGAAAAACATGTGAACAGGTAATATGTTTATCATTAACTTATAAGTGGATTTGGCTAAAAATACTATACTTCTGCTGCTTATGGATGAAATGACTCCAACAAAATTGCATTCATGAAAATGCTTAAGGTTTTCAAGCATTGATGGGGCAGAAGCTTCAGTGAATGCATTAACATGACTTCAGATCAACTTTTTATGCACAGAGTTCGAGTTTCCAAACATTATGAGCTAGAATTACTCACCAAGCAAGTTGCCTTTATATCTCTATCCGCGTCGAAATCTGAAAAATTCCCACCTTCGAGGGCGTTgatcatcaaatccatgaaatcTTGCTCTCTATCACCTTCGGGGCAGGACAACCTCTTCCTTCTATGCTCCTCTAGCCACCCCTGAGCCAAGACATCCAACTCTTTTGCTGTCTCCTTCATCGATCGTTCATAGCCACCTAAATCCAACCAGCTGAGAGCTGGGATCGCATCTGACAACACGAGGACCCCGAACAGATGAAAAAACCTCCTGATCGACCTTTTGCACCTATCTGCCTCGGCGTCATCACAGTCCGCGTTTGAACCACTATATCTCTTCCCTCCTACCATCTTCACCGATATATTGAGCATCAGGTCTGCAAGCCAAGACTTTATTTCCACCAAGACCCCACTTCTGGGCTCACCCTTTTCGATCCAGGCCTTGAACAAGTCTTTAATTGCTGTCTCAACCTCAAAAACTCGTATGTGCTTCAGTGAGTCAAGCCGGTTGTTCGAGAGGAGCTCAGTCATCGCAATCCTGCGCATCTCTCGCCAGTGTTCTCCATAAGGACCAAAACCGAACATGGCACCGTTGTAGCCCAGGAGCCTCGTGGCGGTGATCACTGGCCGATCAGCGAAGACCTTGTCATGGACGGTGAGGCACTCCTTAGCCACTTCCCAACTGCTCACGACGATTGCTCGATGAGAGCCTAATCTTATGGCGAAAATTGGTCCACACTTGTCGGCCATGGATCCCAACTTTTTGTGCATCAGGTCGTTGCTGCCGAACAGAGGAAGGTGACCGAAAATAGGCCAACCACCTTTGGCTTCAGGCACATCGCGGTGGTCTTTGGACTTGTGTGATCGGTAGAGAGAGATAGCCTTCAGCAGGGCCAAGGTTGAGATCAGAATTATCAGCAACTCAATCAGAGTTGGCATGATGAATGATTCCTGAAGGACAGCAGGACAGAGTTTATCtggaaaaaatttccttttaagaGCTCGTCTGCTGCTTTCCTTGCAGTTTCtaataaatcaatttgagtTCTCGAAATTCTGAACTCCAATGGAGTCTGCATATATTCTGAATGAAGGGCTCAGATCCTTACCTCTCATTGGAAGCTAGGAGTGTGTGGGGACAAAAGCCAAAAGTCAGCCCAGGCAACTTgatcattgattaaaaaaaaaaaacttgatcaTTGATTATGACCAAAATAAGTGTTCGCTATTAAATATATCTTCTATGACGTGATGAACATCACTTCGAACTGCTTGTCCTATGTGTTGGCTGCACCTCTTGTGGGGCCCAACTGtcattaaaacaaaaaaaaaaagaagaaaagtcaacaagcaaaagaaagaaaaagagatatatAATACATGATGAGCTTTGCACAggagctgttttttttttttttttttttttgttgctagaGGAAGACAACCGCCATAAACAGGTGTGAGCGgagaaaccaccaccccgacacCACGCTTAACTCACCACACAGCGCTTCAGCCTCCTTACTTCGTGGGGGCTTCAAACCTTAGCCTCCTCGGTGGAGGACAAAGGATCTACCATTTATGCTGCAACGGCTGGTGGTTTTGCACAGGAGCTATTTCGTGACAATCAAAGTTGCAAAATTGTATTGCTTTATCTACAACTGAAATGGAGTGTATCATTATTATCATGGAAGGTAAAGAACTCTCGTGGATGTAAATATTATTACTATAAGAATTGTGCTTGAATAAGAGAAGTTTGTTATGTATTGTGATAATATGAGTACTATTTATCTTAGCAAAAATCCAATATTGCATTCAAGATTAAAGCATGTTGACGTGAAGCATCATTGGATTTGGAAAAAATTAGAagagaaactctctctctctcttttctttttcttgtgactTGGGAAGCGCCGTACAGCCGGCAGAAGAGAAACTCTTCATACTTAAGAAAGTCCACACTGATGACAATGGATCCAATATGATGACCAATGCAATACCCATAGTAAAACGGGAATGATCGAACTTCTCACATGAGGTGGAGGGGGAGATTCCACCTCTTGTGGGGCCCAACTAcactaaaataaaagaaaaaaagaagaagaaaagcaaaaaagcaaatgaaagaaaaaaagatatatcTTCGGGCGTGTGTgcccatgagagagagagagagaacactgAAGAGAgcatggagaaagaagaaaatggagttgAAACTTTGCGGCTCCGATTCAAAGGCCAAACGTTGAGGGAATTGGCTCACATTTAAGTATGTTGTTCATGAGATCAAGTGCTACAAATTAGTCAGCTCTCCTTTGAATTCTCTGATCTTTGGTAAGGTTTTCTTGCCCTGTTTATTTTTATCCACCTTTGTGGTGAGAAAATGAACTTATAATGTTGATGCTGACCCTCTAACATGTGACTAAAGAAGAACACTTTATGTATTCTATTATTCTTAGTGATTAGTAGAAGTTTTTGGGCAGTCCGTGATTTTTCTCGCATTTCCACGTTAAATCCTTAATGTTGTTGTTGgctttattttcttatcaattTGGCATTATATTTGCTTATTCCGAGGTTGCATTAGCTAGTTATTGATGGGGttaagttgatttcggtcggttTAGTTTCCAACGAGAAATTGATCCTCAATTGGACTTAGTTCGTGGTGAATTATTGTCCTCAGTTTCCCCCAACACTATGCGGCTTTCGCTTAATTATTTTGTTCGTGTGCGACGAATTACCATGAAGTAGGGTGTACTTCATTGTTCAACCTGATGATTCCTCACATATCAGTAATGTTTGTTAGTCATATAAGTAATTGTTTTTAGTTCTGTTTAGTTCTCTGATAGTCGCATACATTCAATTCTGGTATGATCCCATAGAGATGCTCTTCTTCCGGATCGTGTAAATTTGACCTTGAAGTCCTAGGAATCTTTCGATTTTTATTTCGAGGCAACATACGCGTCCTCCTGTTCATCCTACGTGCGACGAAATGTAGGGCATAAAAGAGGATTTCCAGCTTGCGTATTGCCGCAATGAACACACAAAAAAACGGTAGACCATTACAGAAACTAGATTCGAGCGAACCTGTGCGGAACTAACGGAAACTGCTTCTTCCCTGAAGATCTTTGGTGTGTACCCTGTTTGGCGACTAACCATTCATATCGTCGCCGAAGTGCGTTCGACATATCCGCTGAAAACAGAGAGCTACATCCTACTCTCTCAGTGTGGAAATGATCTCTCGAACAAGCCACACTCTTATTACATTGCCGGTGTAAGTGCAAAAGAAAGCTATTCAAGTAACTGGCTTCAAATTTACTGTAATTGAgtcattgttttatttttaattgcaATCCTTAGGAGCCTCCTAGGTGGGAACATGTCCTGTCAAGtttgattttcaagagaaaatgaagcTTGTGGCTCTCCTCATGATAATGCGATAACTATAGTCAAAGATCACAAATTCTCCTGCTCGTCCCTTTCATAAACCTTCTGATCAAGGCGTGGAATGAGTATGACTTCAAGCGGGGTCGCCTTCATATTCGACAAACCAGGGCTCTCGGTCATGTCCACAGCTTCATCCGAGACCCTGCTGATCTCGAAACTTTGCAGCAAACTAGCCAGCACCAAGTGCACCACGTGAAGAGCCAGCGAGGTTCCGGCGCAGGACCTCCTCCCCGTGGCGAAGGGGATGAGCTCGAAGTTCTGACCTCTCATGTCCACATTCTCATGAGTTGTGAGGAACCTCTCCGGCAGGAATTTGTCTGGGTCGGACCAGACACGCTCGTCCCTCTGTATTTTGCGATGTTGAGCAGCAAACGCGTACCTAACCAATGACCGAGTATAATAGCATTTGTATAAACAGGGCAAACGCAAGAAAATTTTACAGAGATCTCAGGAATGAAGATGCAAGTCAAAGTCGCAGAGGAATTTTGGCAAGCTGGGAAGTCGACTTGGCCTCTTGAATCAATAAAAAGGTTCAAATTCCATGATCAAAGATGGAAGTGAcgaaaaaattaggaattcGACATAGTTACACAGCTCTCATCCATGATGGTGACGTGGGTAGTTGTAATTTGAAAGGTTAACTAACAATCCAAATAAATGATGATGAATCTATATTATATCAAAGAAGATTCCATAGGCTGCATATTTAAAACTAATCCAAACCCTTTTGGCAAAATCTTGATAGTTTATGGTCTAGATTTCTTGGGCTAGACCAAATTATGATACTGTGTAATAACGTGGTCCATTCTTGATCCTATGATAAAAGACATGGACTGCATGCTTATTTTATGAATCGGCCCAGTTCATCATGTCGATTATAGACAATGTTTCTTCGTACCAAAAATAGCATAATATAAATCAAGGTCCTATATGCGATTGGTTTTTGCTGAAATGCGAGGGCCACGTACCTATGGGAATGCGGAAGCCGGCGGAGAAGGTGCACTCTTCCATCGAACTTCTGACAGCAATCGGCACAGGGGGATACAAGCGCATTGTCTCCTTGACGATGGCTTGGAGGTAGGTCAACTTCTTC
This region of Eucalyptus grandis isolate ANBG69807.140 chromosome 8, ASM1654582v1, whole genome shotgun sequence genomic DNA includes:
- the LOC120286821 gene encoding xanthotoxin 5-hydroxylase CYP82C2-like, with the translated sequence MLNISKIQRDGRIWSNPDEFQPERFLTTHENVDLRGQNFEFIPFSAGRRSCAGISLALQTVHLTLASFLQSFEISTVSDEAVDMTESPGLLNEKASPLEVMLIPRLDKKVYERGE
- the LOC104457240 gene encoding xanthotoxin 5-hydroxylase CYP82C4, which gives rise to MPTLIELLIILISTLALLKAISLYRSHKSKDHRDVPEAKGGWPIFGHLPLFGSNDLMHKKLGSMADKCGPIFAIRLGSHRAIVVSSWEVAKECLTVHDKVFADRPVITATRLLGYNGAMFGFGPYGEHWREMRRIAMTELLSNNRLDSLKHIRVFEVETAIKDLFKAWIEKGEPRSGVLVEIKSWLADLMLNISVKMVGGKRYSGSNADCDDAEADRCKRSIRRFFHLFGVLVLSDAIPALSWLDLGGYERSMKETAKELDVLAQGWLEEHRRKRLSCPEGDREQDFMDLMINALEGGNFSDFDADRDIKATCLNMILGGTDTLTVAMTWALSLLMNNRAALKKAQQELDTHVGKSRPVEESDVKNLTYLQAIVKEAMRLYPPVPISGLRRSMEECTLSTGFRFRQLHSSRSV